In Microplitis mediator isolate UGA2020A chromosome 2, iyMicMedi2.1, whole genome shotgun sequence, a single window of DNA contains:
- the LOC130663070 gene encoding mpv17-like protein 2, whose protein sequence is MNFIKHIVFGKYLIVTNTVSCGLMMGIGDILQQRSEQWKRKYLQSFTDQELDIMDDKKSNLLFVHCSNNFNNDSTSNQLVNLTNKFQDNDSVTNSHDLVRTRNMAMIGLIQGPFHHYFYAFLDRFLPGRTARSVVKKTFLDQIIASPTCLSIFFFGHEMLEQRDFRLMYGEILEKLLETYKVDCCFWPPTQILNFLFVPIQYRVIYINLMNVFYNIFLSYTKYDAD, encoded by the exons ATGAACTTTATAAAGCATATTGTATTtg GAAAATACCTCATAGTCACAAACACCGTGAGCTGTGGTTTGATGATGGGTATTGGGGATATTTTGCAGCAACGCAGTGAACAATGGAAacgtaaatatttacaatcgTTTACTGATCAGGAGCTTGATATAAtggatgataaaaaaagtaatttattatttgtacattgctccaataattttaataatgacaGTACGAGCAATCAGCTGGTAAATTTGACGAATAAATTCCAAGATAACGACTCGGTGACCAATTCCCATGATCTTGTGAGAACGAGAAACATGGCGATGATTGGTTTGATCCAAGGTCCATTCCATCATTACTTTTACGCGTTTTTGGATCGATTTCTGCCAGGTAGAACAGCCAGGTCGGTTGTAAAAAAGACATTTCTTGATCAAATTATTGCCAGCCCTACTTgtctttctatttttttcttcggtCATGAGATGCTCGAGCAGCGCGACTTTCGCTTAATGTACGGCGAAATTTTGGAGAAACTTCTGGAAACTTATAAA gTGGATTGTTGCTTTTGGCCTCCCAcgcaaattttgaatttcttgtTCGTACCAATTCAATACCGCGTAATTTACATTAATCTTAtgaatgttttttataatatatttttgtcatacaCTAAATat gaTGCTGACTAA
- the LOC130663074 gene encoding 60S ribosomal protein L37, translating to MTKGTSSFGKRHNKTHTLCRRCGRSSYHIQKSKCAQCGYPAKKMRSYNWSIKAKRRKTTGTGRMRHLKIVRRKFKNGFREGVPKPKAVAAK from the exons ATG acgAAAGGTACTTCCAGTTTTGGAAAGCGGCACAATAAAACCCACACTTTGTGCCGAAGATGTGGACGTAGTTCGTACCACATCCAAAAGTCCAAATGTGCTCAGTGTGGATACCCAGCTAAAAAAATGAGATCAT ACAACTGGTcaatcaaagccaaaaggaggAAGACCACTGGTACTGGACGTATGCGTCACTTGAAAATCGTACGCCGTAAATTCAA gaACGGATTCAGAGAAGGAGTACCTAAGCCGAAAGCTGTCGCagctaaataa
- the LOC130663065 gene encoding translation initiation factor eIF-2B subunit gamma produces MTKYTEFQVVVLAGGKGSRMTELTAGKTKCLLPIHNVPMIYYPLKSLEKAGFTEAIVIVIENTKKEITATLDKLNLNIKLEFVGIPESEDLGTADAVRYIHDKIHKDFIVISCDLIADINITEVLNLYRKNNASITSVMFPLPKIPSTFIVPGPKNKQKPETDLIGIDNKTNRLVFLASASDFEEDLHISHKLLQKHTNFTMYSKLLDAHFYVISKWVLDFLVHNKSFGTLKGELFPYIVKKQLSRPPKPSADDKNASVVKMDIKDDIYRFAVENKLDSLIRKMSAFNDHSSDLDNAYHDDIIRCYAYMIPSNCGLRANTIQMYSFANSMASDTPPYNIITQTISPLATVKSTQVVNCRIDEGALIDEKTSVKESHIGPAATIEPKTRISDSVIMGNVTIKQRCVIQNCILCNGCTVEEGCELKDCLVGAQHIVRQGSNHSREVLTEADRFMEI; encoded by the exons atgacaaaatacaCAGAATTTCAAGTAGTCGTGTTGGCTGGCGGTAAGGGTTCAAGAATGACAGAATTAACAGCAGGAAAAACAAAGTGTCTTTTACCAATTCATAATGTGCCAATGATTTATTATCCACTTAAATCACTGGAGAAAGCCGGATTTACTGAAGCAATCGTTATTGTAATAGAAAACACAAAGAAAGAAATAACAGCGACTCTAGATAAATTGAATCTCAACATAAAATTGGAGTTTGTTGGAATACCAGAGAGCGAAGATCTCGGAACAGCTGACGCCGTTCGTTATATTCACGACAAAATTCACAaagattttattgttatttcatGTGATTTAATTGCTGACATAAATATCACTGAAGTTTTGAATTTGTACCGCAAAAATAATGCCAGTATCACTTCTGTCATGTTCCCGTTGCCCAAAATACCTTCAACTTTTATCGTTCCTGGACCTAAAAATAAACAGAAACCTGAAACAGACTTAATTggaattgataataaaacaaatagatTAGTATTTTTAGCTTCTGCGTCAGATTTTGAGGAAGATCTTCATATTTctcataaattattacaaaaacaCACCAATTTTACCATGTactcaaaattattagatgcgCATTTCTACGTCATCAGTAAATGGGTTCTCGATTTTTTGGTCCACAACAA gAGTTTTGGAACACTCAAAGGTGAATTATTTCCTTACAtcgtaaaaaaacaattgagcCGTCCACCAAAACCATCAGCAGACGACAAAAATGCATCAGTAGTAAAAATGGATATCAAAGATGACATTTATCGTTTCgctgttgaaaataaattggaTTCACTGATCAGAAAAATGTCGGCATTCAATGATCATAGTTCTGATCTTGATAATGCTTATCATGATGACATAATCAGGTGTTACGCATACATGATACCCAGTAATTGTGGACTCAGAgctaataccatacaaatgtATAGTTTCGCTAATAGTATG GCATCAGACACTCCTCCGTACAACATTATTACACAAACAATTTCCCCTCTTGCTACAGTAAAAAGTACTCAGGTTGTTAATTGTCGTATTGATGAAGGAGCTCTGATTGATGAAAAGACATCAGTAAAAGAATCACACATCGGCCCTGCTGCGACTATTGAACCCAAGACACGAATTTCCGACAGCGTTATTATGGGAAATGTCACTATTAAACAAAG ATGTGTTATACAAAACTGTATACTTTGTAACGGCTGCACTGTTGAAGAAGGATGCGAATTAAAAGATTGTCTCGTTGGTGCTCAGCATATTGTCCGCCAAGGAAGTAATCATTCACGTGAAGTTCTAACTGAAGCTGATAGatttatggaaatttaa
- the LOC130663067 gene encoding N(4)-(Beta-N-acetylglucosaminyl)-L-asparaginase-like, translated as MKAALSFNLLSLLLFFSNKFLETNSLTNNPSPLVVITWDYLNATQHAWKILNEEKKSSIDAIEGAGSLCEELQCRTTVGYGGSPDEAGETTLDAMIMDGVNMDVGAVGGIRNIKNAISVARKVLENTEHTLLAGSLATDFAVKMGFKHESLATDFSKNMWESWMKNNCQPNFWKNVNPNPSASCGPYSPVKKSITTKIALESTDTDEDNHDTIGILAMDSNGKIAAGTSTNGANHKIPGRVGDSPVPGAGAYADQEVGAAAGTGDGDVMMRFLPSFLAVEEMRRGASPTEAAAVAVNRIAKHYPMFRGAVIALSKNGDYGAACNGFASFPYFVSNAALGKPTLLRIKCFNSIKQVSLI; from the exons atgAAAGCTGCactatcatttaatttactaagtctattattatttttttcaaataaatttttggagaCAAATTCTTTAACAAATAATCCGAGTCCATTGGTAGTAATTACGTGGGATTATTTGAATGCTACCCAGcatg cctggaaaattttaaatgaagagaaaaaaagttcaatagATGCGATTGAAGGTGCCGGCAGTTTATGCGAAGAGCTGCAATGTCGTACTACTGTCGGGTACGGCGGAAGTCCGGATGAAGCTGGTGAAACTACATTGGATGCTATGATTATGGACGG AGTGAATATGGATGTTGGAGCTGTTGGTGgcataagaaatattaaaaatgcgATATCAGTCGCGCGAAAAGTCCTTGAGAATACAGAGCACACATTACTAGCTGGATCTCTTGCTACTGACTTTGCTGTCAAAATGGGATTCAAGCATGAGTCACTGGCAACTGATTTCTCTAAAAATATGTGGGAATCAtggatgaaaaataattgtcagcCGAACTTCTGGAAA aatgtCAACCCTAATCCATCGGCTTCATGTGGGCCGTACAGTcctgtaaaaaaatcaattactaCTAAGATTGCTTTGGAATCAACTGACACTGATGAAGATAATCATGATACGATTGGTATACTTGCGATGGATAGTAATGGAAAAATAGCTGCTGGCACATCGACCAATGGAGCGAATCACAAGATACCAGGGCGTGTTGGAGACTCGCCAGTTCCCGGGGCTGGTGCTTATGCTGATCAAGAAGTTGGTGCTGCTGCCGGTACTGGGGATGGTGATGTAATGATGCGATTCTTGCCCAG cttCCTGGCTGTTGAAGAAATGCGTCGAGGAGCTTCACCAACGGAAGCTGCAGCAGTAGCAGTAAACAGAATAGCTAAACACTACCCCATGTTCAGAGGTGCTGTCATAGCGCTCAGTAAAAATGGAGATTATGGTGCAGCTTGCAATGGATTCGCTTCTTTTCCTTATTTTGTTAGTAATGCAGCACTTGGGAAACCGACATTATTACGCATTAAGTGTTTCAATTCAATCAAACAAgtgtcattaatttaa